In Astyanax mexicanus isolate ESR-SI-001 chromosome 5, AstMex3_surface, whole genome shotgun sequence, a single window of DNA contains:
- the ddx3xb gene encoding DEAD-box helicase 3 X-linked b isoform X4, with product MSHVAVENVHGLDQQLAVLDLNSDVQGGGTGRRYIPPHLRNKEVSKNDSPGGWDGGRSNGFVNGYHDNRDNRMNGGSTFGSRGGPVRNDRGGRGAGSFRGRGTGSFQPTQNAAFGLDNKDRTGWNATKDTAYSSFGGRSDRGKSAFFNDRGTSSRGRYERGGFGGGGNGRWVEESRDDEDWSKPLAPNERLEQELFAGSNTGINFEKYDDIPVEATGHNSPPHIDSFHDVEMGEIIMGNIALSRYTRPTPVQKHAIPIIKTKRDLMACAQTGSGKTAAFLLPVLSQIYTDGPGEALQAAKNNGQENGRYGRRKQYPLSLVLAPTRELALQIYDEARKFAYRSRVRPCVVYGGADIGQQIRDLERGCHLLVATPGRLVDMMERGKIGLDYCNYLVLDEADRMLDMGFEPQIRRIVEQDTMPPKGLRQTMMFSATFPKEIQILARDFLEDYIFLAVGRVGSTSENITQKVVWVEESDKRSFLLDLLNATVIPSEVQDSTGESREKPGKDSLTLVFVETKKGADALEDFLYREGYACTSIHGDRSQRDREEALNQFRSGRCPILVATAVAARGLDISNVKHVINFDLPSDIEEYVHRIGRTGRVGNLGLATSFFNDKNSNITKDLLDILVEAKQEVPSWLESLAYEHQHKSSSRGRSKRFSGGFGARDYRQTSGGSSSGGFGSRGSRSTGGHGGNRGFGGGKGGFGNFYNSDGYGGNYSQVDWWGN from the exons ATGAGTCATGTGGCCGTCGAAAATGTACACGGTCTAGACCAGCAG CTGGCTGTCCTAGACTTGAACTCTGATGTGCAGGGAGGAGGTACTGGCA GGCGTTACATTCCACCTCATTTAAGGAACAAGGAGGTTTCCAAAAATG ATTCTCCTGGTGGCTGGGATGGTGGTCGCAGCAATGGATTCGTAAATGGCTACCATGATAACCGTGACAACCGTATGAATGGAGGCAGCACTTTCGGCAGCCGTGGTGGGCCCGTACGCAACGACCGTGGGGGCAGAGGTGCCGGTAGTTTCAGAGGCAGGGGCACTGGCTCTTTCCAGCCAACACAAAACGCCG cttttGGCTTAGACAATAAAGATCGTACAGGGTGGAATGCCACTAAAGACACTGCTTATAGCAGCTTTGGTGGACGTTCTGACAGGGGCAAGTCTGCCTTCTTCAATGACCGTGGAACCTCTTCACGGGGAAG GTATGAGCGTGGAGGCTTCGGTGGTGGAGGAAACGGCCGTTGGGTTGAAGAGTCCAGAGATGACGAGGACTGGTCCAAACCTCTGGCCCCTAATGAGAGGCTGGAACA AGAGCTGTTCGCTGGAAGCAATACAGGGATTAACTTTGAAAAGTATGACGACATTCCTGTTGAAGCCACTGGACACAACAGTCCTCCACACATTGACAGT TTCCATGATGTGGAAATGGGTGAGATCATTATGGGCAATATTGCTTTGAGTCGCTACACACGCCCTACTCCGGTCCAGAAACATGCTATTCCAATCATCAAAACCAAGAGAGACCTGATGGCATGTGCACAGACAG GCTCTGGTAAAACGGCAGCCTTCCTGCTGCCAGTGCTAAGTCAGATTTACACAGATGGGCCAGGAGAGGCCCTACAGGCTGCAAAGAACAATGGACAG GAAAATGGAAGATACGGACGCCGCAAACAGTACCCCCTTTCTCTGGTTCTGGCTCCCACTAGAGAACTGGCTCTTCAGATCTACGATGAGGCCAGAAAG TTCGCATATCGCTCACGGGTGCGGCCGTGTGTGGTGTATGGAGGAGCCGACATCGGCCAGCAGATCCGTGACCTGGAGAGGGGATGCCACTTGCTGGTGGCCACACCTGGTCGTCTTGTAGATATGATGGAGAGAGGCAAGATCGGTTTGGATTATTGCAA ttaCTTGGTCCTGGATGAGGCTGACAGGATGTTGGATATGGGTTTCGAGCCACAGATCCGTCGTATTGTAGAGCAGGACACTATGCCTCCCAAAGGCCTGCGCCAGACCATGATGTTCAGCGCCACCTTCCCAAAAGAGATCCAG ATCCTGGCACGTGACTTCCTGGAGGATTACATCTTCTTGGCTGTGGGGCGTGTGGGCTCCACCTCTGAGAACATCACCCAAAAAGTGGTCTGGGTCGAGGAAAGCGATAAGAGGTCCTTCCTGCTTGATCTTCTCAATGCCACAG TTATACCAAGTGAGGTTCAGGACAGTACGGGGGAAAGCAGGGAGAAACCTG GTAAAGACTCTCTCACTCTGGTGTTCGTGGAGACTAAAAAGGGTGCCGACGCGCTGGAGGACTTCCTGTACCGCGAGGGCTACGCCTGCACCAGTATCCATGGTGACCGATCCCAGAGAGATCGTGAGGAAGCGCTGAATCAGTTCCGCTCGGGAAGATGCCCCATTCTGGTGGCTACTGCT GTGGCTGCACGTGGTCTGGACATCAGCAACGTGAAACACGTCATTAACTTCGACTTGCCCAGTGACATTGAGGAGTATGTCCATCGTATTGGTCGTACCGGTCGTGTGGGCAACCTTG GTCTTGCTACATCATTCTTCAATGACAAGAATAGCAACATCACCAAGGATCTGCTGGATATTCTAGTTGAGGCTAAACAGGAAGTCCCGTCCTGGTTGGAGAGCTTGGCTTACGAGCACCAGCACAAGAGCAGCAGCCGGGGTCGCTCAAAGAG ATTCTCTGGTGGATTCGGAGCAAGAGATTACCGTCAAaccagcggcggcagcagcagtggAGGCTTCGGAAGTCGCGGCAGCCGCAGCACAGGAGGCCACGGTGGAAATCGCGGATTTGGCGGTGGTAAGG GTGGATTTGGAAACTTCTACAACAGTGATGGCTATGGAGGAAACTACTCTCAGGTGGACTGGTGGGGCAACTAa
- the ddx3xb gene encoding DEAD-box helicase 3 X-linked b isoform X9 → MSHVAVENVHGLDQQLAVLDLNSDVQGGGTGRRYIPPHLRNKEVSKNDSPGGWDGGRSNGFVNGYHDNRDNRMNGGSTFGSRGGPVRNDRGGRGAGSFRGRGTGSFQPTQNAAFGLDNKDRTGWNATKDTAYSSFGGRSDRGKSAFFNDRGTSSRGRYERGGFGGGGNGRWVEESRDDEDWSKPLAPNERLEQELFAGSNTGINFEKYDDIPVEATGHNSPPHIDSFHDVEMGEIIMGNIALSRYTRPTPVQKHAIPIIKTKRDLMACAQTGSGKTAAFLLPVLSQIYTDGPGEALQAAKNNGQENGRYGRRKQYPLSLVLAPTRELALQIYDEARKFAYRSRVRPCVVYGGADIGQQIRDLERGCHLLVATPGRLVDMMERGKIGLDYCNYLVLDEADRMLDMGFEPQIRRIVEQDTMPPKGLRQTMMFSATFPKEIQILARDFLEDYIFLAVGRVGSTSENITQKVVWVEESDKRSFLLDLLNATVIPSEVQDSTGESREKPGKDSLTLVFVETKKGADALEDFLYREGYACTSIHGDRSQRDREEALNQFRSGRCPILVATAVAARGLDISNVKHVINFDLPSDIEEYVHRIGRTGRVGNLGLATSFFNDKNSNITKDLLDILVEAKQEVPSWLESLAYEHQHKSSSRGRSKRFSGGFGARDYRQTSGGSSSGGFGSRGSRSTGGHGGNRGFGGGGFGNFYNSDGYGGNYSQVDWWGN, encoded by the exons ATGAGTCATGTGGCCGTCGAAAATGTACACGGTCTAGACCAGCAG CTGGCTGTCCTAGACTTGAACTCTGATGTGCAGGGAGGAGGTACTGGCA GGCGTTACATTCCACCTCATTTAAGGAACAAGGAGGTTTCCAAAAATG ATTCTCCTGGTGGCTGGGATGGTGGTCGCAGCAATGGATTCGTAAATGGCTACCATGATAACCGTGACAACCGTATGAATGGAGGCAGCACTTTCGGCAGCCGTGGTGGGCCCGTACGCAACGACCGTGGGGGCAGAGGTGCCGGTAGTTTCAGAGGCAGGGGCACTGGCTCTTTCCAGCCAACACAAAACGCCG cttttGGCTTAGACAATAAAGATCGTACAGGGTGGAATGCCACTAAAGACACTGCTTATAGCAGCTTTGGTGGACGTTCTGACAGGGGCAAGTCTGCCTTCTTCAATGACCGTGGAACCTCTTCACGGGGAAG GTATGAGCGTGGAGGCTTCGGTGGTGGAGGAAACGGCCGTTGGGTTGAAGAGTCCAGAGATGACGAGGACTGGTCCAAACCTCTGGCCCCTAATGAGAGGCTGGAACA AGAGCTGTTCGCTGGAAGCAATACAGGGATTAACTTTGAAAAGTATGACGACATTCCTGTTGAAGCCACTGGACACAACAGTCCTCCACACATTGACAGT TTCCATGATGTGGAAATGGGTGAGATCATTATGGGCAATATTGCTTTGAGTCGCTACACACGCCCTACTCCGGTCCAGAAACATGCTATTCCAATCATCAAAACCAAGAGAGACCTGATGGCATGTGCACAGACAG GCTCTGGTAAAACGGCAGCCTTCCTGCTGCCAGTGCTAAGTCAGATTTACACAGATGGGCCAGGAGAGGCCCTACAGGCTGCAAAGAACAATGGACAG GAAAATGGAAGATACGGACGCCGCAAACAGTACCCCCTTTCTCTGGTTCTGGCTCCCACTAGAGAACTGGCTCTTCAGATCTACGATGAGGCCAGAAAG TTCGCATATCGCTCACGGGTGCGGCCGTGTGTGGTGTATGGAGGAGCCGACATCGGCCAGCAGATCCGTGACCTGGAGAGGGGATGCCACTTGCTGGTGGCCACACCTGGTCGTCTTGTAGATATGATGGAGAGAGGCAAGATCGGTTTGGATTATTGCAA ttaCTTGGTCCTGGATGAGGCTGACAGGATGTTGGATATGGGTTTCGAGCCACAGATCCGTCGTATTGTAGAGCAGGACACTATGCCTCCCAAAGGCCTGCGCCAGACCATGATGTTCAGCGCCACCTTCCCAAAAGAGATCCAG ATCCTGGCACGTGACTTCCTGGAGGATTACATCTTCTTGGCTGTGGGGCGTGTGGGCTCCACCTCTGAGAACATCACCCAAAAAGTGGTCTGGGTCGAGGAAAGCGATAAGAGGTCCTTCCTGCTTGATCTTCTCAATGCCACAG TTATACCAAGTGAGGTTCAGGACAGTACGGGGGAAAGCAGGGAGAAACCTG GTAAAGACTCTCTCACTCTGGTGTTCGTGGAGACTAAAAAGGGTGCCGACGCGCTGGAGGACTTCCTGTACCGCGAGGGCTACGCCTGCACCAGTATCCATGGTGACCGATCCCAGAGAGATCGTGAGGAAGCGCTGAATCAGTTCCGCTCGGGAAGATGCCCCATTCTGGTGGCTACTGCT GTGGCTGCACGTGGTCTGGACATCAGCAACGTGAAACACGTCATTAACTTCGACTTGCCCAGTGACATTGAGGAGTATGTCCATCGTATTGGTCGTACCGGTCGTGTGGGCAACCTTG GTCTTGCTACATCATTCTTCAATGACAAGAATAGCAACATCACCAAGGATCTGCTGGATATTCTAGTTGAGGCTAAACAGGAAGTCCCGTCCTGGTTGGAGAGCTTGGCTTACGAGCACCAGCACAAGAGCAGCAGCCGGGGTCGCTCAAAGAG ATTCTCTGGTGGATTCGGAGCAAGAGATTACCGTCAAaccagcggcggcagcagcagtggAGGCTTCGGAAGTCGCGGCAGCCGCAGCACAGGAGGCCACGGTGGAAATCGCGGATTTGGCGGTG GTGGATTTGGAAACTTCTACAACAGTGATGGCTATGGAGGAAACTACTCTCAGGTGGACTGGTGGGGCAACTAa
- the ddx3xb gene encoding DEAD-box helicase 3 X-linked b isoform X8, which translates to MSHVAVENVHGLDQQLAVLDLNSDVQGGGTGRRYIPPHLRNKEVSKNDSPGGWDGGRSNGFVNGYHDNRDNRMNGGSTFGSRGGPVRNDRGGRGAGSFRGRGTGSFQPTQNAAFGLDNKDRTGWNATKDTAYSSFGGRSDRGKSAFFNDRGTSSRGRYERGGFGGGGNGRWVEESRDDEDWSKPLAPNERLEQELFAGSNTGINFEKYDDIPVEATGHNSPPHIDSFHDVEMGEIIMGNIALSRYTRPTPVQKHAIPIIKTKRDLMACAQTGSGKTAAFLLPVLSQIYTDGPGEALQAAKNNGQENGRYGRRKQYPLSLVLAPTRELALQIYDEARKFAYRSRVRPCVVYGGADIGQQIRDLERGCHLLVATPGRLVDMMERGKIGLDYCNYLVLDEADRMLDMGFEPQIRRIVEQDTMPPKGLRQTMMFSATFPKEIQILARDFLEDYIFLAVGRVGSTSENITQKVVWVEESDKRSFLLDLLNATGKDSLTLVFVETKKGADALEDFLYREGYACTSIHGDRSQRDREEALNQFRSGRCPILVATAVAARGLDISNVKHVINFDLPSDIEEYVHRIGRTGRVGNLGLATSFFNDKNSNITKDLLDILVEAKQEVPSWLESLAYEHQHKSSSRGRSKRFSGGFGARDYRQTSGGSSSGGFGSRGSRSTGGHGGNRGFGGGKGGFGNFYNSDGYGGNYSQVDWWGN; encoded by the exons ATGAGTCATGTGGCCGTCGAAAATGTACACGGTCTAGACCAGCAG CTGGCTGTCCTAGACTTGAACTCTGATGTGCAGGGAGGAGGTACTGGCA GGCGTTACATTCCACCTCATTTAAGGAACAAGGAGGTTTCCAAAAATG ATTCTCCTGGTGGCTGGGATGGTGGTCGCAGCAATGGATTCGTAAATGGCTACCATGATAACCGTGACAACCGTATGAATGGAGGCAGCACTTTCGGCAGCCGTGGTGGGCCCGTACGCAACGACCGTGGGGGCAGAGGTGCCGGTAGTTTCAGAGGCAGGGGCACTGGCTCTTTCCAGCCAACACAAAACGCCG cttttGGCTTAGACAATAAAGATCGTACAGGGTGGAATGCCACTAAAGACACTGCTTATAGCAGCTTTGGTGGACGTTCTGACAGGGGCAAGTCTGCCTTCTTCAATGACCGTGGAACCTCTTCACGGGGAAG GTATGAGCGTGGAGGCTTCGGTGGTGGAGGAAACGGCCGTTGGGTTGAAGAGTCCAGAGATGACGAGGACTGGTCCAAACCTCTGGCCCCTAATGAGAGGCTGGAACA AGAGCTGTTCGCTGGAAGCAATACAGGGATTAACTTTGAAAAGTATGACGACATTCCTGTTGAAGCCACTGGACACAACAGTCCTCCACACATTGACAGT TTCCATGATGTGGAAATGGGTGAGATCATTATGGGCAATATTGCTTTGAGTCGCTACACACGCCCTACTCCGGTCCAGAAACATGCTATTCCAATCATCAAAACCAAGAGAGACCTGATGGCATGTGCACAGACAG GCTCTGGTAAAACGGCAGCCTTCCTGCTGCCAGTGCTAAGTCAGATTTACACAGATGGGCCAGGAGAGGCCCTACAGGCTGCAAAGAACAATGGACAG GAAAATGGAAGATACGGACGCCGCAAACAGTACCCCCTTTCTCTGGTTCTGGCTCCCACTAGAGAACTGGCTCTTCAGATCTACGATGAGGCCAGAAAG TTCGCATATCGCTCACGGGTGCGGCCGTGTGTGGTGTATGGAGGAGCCGACATCGGCCAGCAGATCCGTGACCTGGAGAGGGGATGCCACTTGCTGGTGGCCACACCTGGTCGTCTTGTAGATATGATGGAGAGAGGCAAGATCGGTTTGGATTATTGCAA ttaCTTGGTCCTGGATGAGGCTGACAGGATGTTGGATATGGGTTTCGAGCCACAGATCCGTCGTATTGTAGAGCAGGACACTATGCCTCCCAAAGGCCTGCGCCAGACCATGATGTTCAGCGCCACCTTCCCAAAAGAGATCCAG ATCCTGGCACGTGACTTCCTGGAGGATTACATCTTCTTGGCTGTGGGGCGTGTGGGCTCCACCTCTGAGAACATCACCCAAAAAGTGGTCTGGGTCGAGGAAAGCGATAAGAGGTCCTTCCTGCTTGATCTTCTCAATGCCACAG GTAAAGACTCTCTCACTCTGGTGTTCGTGGAGACTAAAAAGGGTGCCGACGCGCTGGAGGACTTCCTGTACCGCGAGGGCTACGCCTGCACCAGTATCCATGGTGACCGATCCCAGAGAGATCGTGAGGAAGCGCTGAATCAGTTCCGCTCGGGAAGATGCCCCATTCTGGTGGCTACTGCT GTGGCTGCACGTGGTCTGGACATCAGCAACGTGAAACACGTCATTAACTTCGACTTGCCCAGTGACATTGAGGAGTATGTCCATCGTATTGGTCGTACCGGTCGTGTGGGCAACCTTG GTCTTGCTACATCATTCTTCAATGACAAGAATAGCAACATCACCAAGGATCTGCTGGATATTCTAGTTGAGGCTAAACAGGAAGTCCCGTCCTGGTTGGAGAGCTTGGCTTACGAGCACCAGCACAAGAGCAGCAGCCGGGGTCGCTCAAAGAG ATTCTCTGGTGGATTCGGAGCAAGAGATTACCGTCAAaccagcggcggcagcagcagtggAGGCTTCGGAAGTCGCGGCAGCCGCAGCACAGGAGGCCACGGTGGAAATCGCGGATTTGGCGGTGGTAAGG GTGGATTTGGAAACTTCTACAACAGTGATGGCTATGGAGGAAACTACTCTCAGGTGGACTGGTGGGGCAACTAa
- the ddx3xb gene encoding DEAD-box helicase 3 X-linked b isoform X7: MSHVAVENVHGLDQQLAVLDLNSDVQGGGTGRRYIPPHLRNKEVSKNAFGLDNKDRTGWNATKDTAYSSFGGRSDRGKSAFFNDRGTSSRGRYERGGFGGGGNGRWVEESRDDEDWSKPLAPNERLEQELFAGSNTGINFEKYDDIPVEATGHNSPPHIDSFHDVEMGEIIMGNIALSRYTRPTPVQKHAIPIIKTKRDLMACAQTGSGKTAAFLLPVLSQIYTDGPGEALQAAKNNGQENGRYGRRKQYPLSLVLAPTRELALQIYDEARKFAYRSRVRPCVVYGGADIGQQIRDLERGCHLLVATPGRLVDMMERGKIGLDYCNYLVLDEADRMLDMGFEPQIRRIVEQDTMPPKGLRQTMMFSATFPKEIQILARDFLEDYIFLAVGRVGSTSENITQKVVWVEESDKRSFLLDLLNATVIPSEVQDSTGESREKPGKDSLTLVFVETKKGADALEDFLYREGYACTSIHGDRSQRDREEALNQFRSGRCPILVATAVAARGLDISNVKHVINFDLPSDIEEYVHRIGRTGRVGNLGLATSFFNDKNSNITKDLLDILVEAKQEVPSWLESLAYEHQHKSSSRGRSKRFSGGFGARDYRQTSGGSSSGGFGSRGSRSTGGHGGNRGFGGGKGGFGNFYNSDGYGGNYSQVDWWGN; encoded by the exons ATGAGTCATGTGGCCGTCGAAAATGTACACGGTCTAGACCAGCAG CTGGCTGTCCTAGACTTGAACTCTGATGTGCAGGGAGGAGGTACTGGCA GGCGTTACATTCCACCTCATTTAAGGAACAAGGAGGTTTCCAAAAATG cttttGGCTTAGACAATAAAGATCGTACAGGGTGGAATGCCACTAAAGACACTGCTTATAGCAGCTTTGGTGGACGTTCTGACAGGGGCAAGTCTGCCTTCTTCAATGACCGTGGAACCTCTTCACGGGGAAG GTATGAGCGTGGAGGCTTCGGTGGTGGAGGAAACGGCCGTTGGGTTGAAGAGTCCAGAGATGACGAGGACTGGTCCAAACCTCTGGCCCCTAATGAGAGGCTGGAACA AGAGCTGTTCGCTGGAAGCAATACAGGGATTAACTTTGAAAAGTATGACGACATTCCTGTTGAAGCCACTGGACACAACAGTCCTCCACACATTGACAGT TTCCATGATGTGGAAATGGGTGAGATCATTATGGGCAATATTGCTTTGAGTCGCTACACACGCCCTACTCCGGTCCAGAAACATGCTATTCCAATCATCAAAACCAAGAGAGACCTGATGGCATGTGCACAGACAG GCTCTGGTAAAACGGCAGCCTTCCTGCTGCCAGTGCTAAGTCAGATTTACACAGATGGGCCAGGAGAGGCCCTACAGGCTGCAAAGAACAATGGACAG GAAAATGGAAGATACGGACGCCGCAAACAGTACCCCCTTTCTCTGGTTCTGGCTCCCACTAGAGAACTGGCTCTTCAGATCTACGATGAGGCCAGAAAG TTCGCATATCGCTCACGGGTGCGGCCGTGTGTGGTGTATGGAGGAGCCGACATCGGCCAGCAGATCCGTGACCTGGAGAGGGGATGCCACTTGCTGGTGGCCACACCTGGTCGTCTTGTAGATATGATGGAGAGAGGCAAGATCGGTTTGGATTATTGCAA ttaCTTGGTCCTGGATGAGGCTGACAGGATGTTGGATATGGGTTTCGAGCCACAGATCCGTCGTATTGTAGAGCAGGACACTATGCCTCCCAAAGGCCTGCGCCAGACCATGATGTTCAGCGCCACCTTCCCAAAAGAGATCCAG ATCCTGGCACGTGACTTCCTGGAGGATTACATCTTCTTGGCTGTGGGGCGTGTGGGCTCCACCTCTGAGAACATCACCCAAAAAGTGGTCTGGGTCGAGGAAAGCGATAAGAGGTCCTTCCTGCTTGATCTTCTCAATGCCACAG TTATACCAAGTGAGGTTCAGGACAGTACGGGGGAAAGCAGGGAGAAACCTG GTAAAGACTCTCTCACTCTGGTGTTCGTGGAGACTAAAAAGGGTGCCGACGCGCTGGAGGACTTCCTGTACCGCGAGGGCTACGCCTGCACCAGTATCCATGGTGACCGATCCCAGAGAGATCGTGAGGAAGCGCTGAATCAGTTCCGCTCGGGAAGATGCCCCATTCTGGTGGCTACTGCT GTGGCTGCACGTGGTCTGGACATCAGCAACGTGAAACACGTCATTAACTTCGACTTGCCCAGTGACATTGAGGAGTATGTCCATCGTATTGGTCGTACCGGTCGTGTGGGCAACCTTG GTCTTGCTACATCATTCTTCAATGACAAGAATAGCAACATCACCAAGGATCTGCTGGATATTCTAGTTGAGGCTAAACAGGAAGTCCCGTCCTGGTTGGAGAGCTTGGCTTACGAGCACCAGCACAAGAGCAGCAGCCGGGGTCGCTCAAAGAG ATTCTCTGGTGGATTCGGAGCAAGAGATTACCGTCAAaccagcggcggcagcagcagtggAGGCTTCGGAAGTCGCGGCAGCCGCAGCACAGGAGGCCACGGTGGAAATCGCGGATTTGGCGGTGGTAAGG GTGGATTTGGAAACTTCTACAACAGTGATGGCTATGGAGGAAACTACTCTCAGGTGGACTGGTGGGGCAACTAa
- the ddx3xb gene encoding DEAD-box helicase 3 X-linked b isoform X3 produces MSHVAVENVHGLDQQLAVLDLNSDVQGGGTGRRYIPPHLRNKEVSKNAGSYSCGSDYSVPLGRSYSPGGWDGGRSNGFVNGYHDNRDNRMNGGSTFGSRGGPVRNDRGGRGAGSFRGRGTGSFQPTQNAAFGLDNKDRTGWNATKDTAYSSFGGRSDRGKSAFFNDRGTSSRGRYERGGFGGGGNGRWVEESRDDEDWSKPLAPNERLEQELFAGSNTGINFEKYDDIPVEATGHNSPPHIDSFHDVEMGEIIMGNIALSRYTRPTPVQKHAIPIIKTKRDLMACAQTGSGKTAAFLLPVLSQIYTDGPGEALQAAKNNGQENGRYGRRKQYPLSLVLAPTRELALQIYDEARKFAYRSRVRPCVVYGGADIGQQIRDLERGCHLLVATPGRLVDMMERGKIGLDYCNYLVLDEADRMLDMGFEPQIRRIVEQDTMPPKGLRQTMMFSATFPKEIQILARDFLEDYIFLAVGRVGSTSENITQKVVWVEESDKRSFLLDLLNATVIPSEVQDSTGESREKPGKDSLTLVFVETKKGADALEDFLYREGYACTSIHGDRSQRDREEALNQFRSGRCPILVATAVAARGLDISNVKHVINFDLPSDIEEYVHRIGRTGRVGNLGLATSFFNDKNSNITKDLLDILVEAKQEVPSWLESLAYEHQHKSSSRGRSKRFSGGFGARDYRQTSGGSSSGGFGSRGSRSTGGHGGNRGFGGGGFGNFYNSDGYGGNYSQVDWWGN; encoded by the exons ATGAGTCATGTGGCCGTCGAAAATGTACACGGTCTAGACCAGCAG CTGGCTGTCCTAGACTTGAACTCTGATGTGCAGGGAGGAGGTACTGGCA GGCGTTACATTCCACCTCATTTAAGGAACAAGGAGGTTTCCAAAAATG CAGGATCTTATTCCTGTGGTAGTGATTACTCAGTGCCACTAGGAAGGAGCT ATTCTCCTGGTGGCTGGGATGGTGGTCGCAGCAATGGATTCGTAAATGGCTACCATGATAACCGTGACAACCGTATGAATGGAGGCAGCACTTTCGGCAGCCGTGGTGGGCCCGTACGCAACGACCGTGGGGGCAGAGGTGCCGGTAGTTTCAGAGGCAGGGGCACTGGCTCTTTCCAGCCAACACAAAACGCCG cttttGGCTTAGACAATAAAGATCGTACAGGGTGGAATGCCACTAAAGACACTGCTTATAGCAGCTTTGGTGGACGTTCTGACAGGGGCAAGTCTGCCTTCTTCAATGACCGTGGAACCTCTTCACGGGGAAG GTATGAGCGTGGAGGCTTCGGTGGTGGAGGAAACGGCCGTTGGGTTGAAGAGTCCAGAGATGACGAGGACTGGTCCAAACCTCTGGCCCCTAATGAGAGGCTGGAACA AGAGCTGTTCGCTGGAAGCAATACAGGGATTAACTTTGAAAAGTATGACGACATTCCTGTTGAAGCCACTGGACACAACAGTCCTCCACACATTGACAGT TTCCATGATGTGGAAATGGGTGAGATCATTATGGGCAATATTGCTTTGAGTCGCTACACACGCCCTACTCCGGTCCAGAAACATGCTATTCCAATCATCAAAACCAAGAGAGACCTGATGGCATGTGCACAGACAG GCTCTGGTAAAACGGCAGCCTTCCTGCTGCCAGTGCTAAGTCAGATTTACACAGATGGGCCAGGAGAGGCCCTACAGGCTGCAAAGAACAATGGACAG GAAAATGGAAGATACGGACGCCGCAAACAGTACCCCCTTTCTCTGGTTCTGGCTCCCACTAGAGAACTGGCTCTTCAGATCTACGATGAGGCCAGAAAG TTCGCATATCGCTCACGGGTGCGGCCGTGTGTGGTGTATGGAGGAGCCGACATCGGCCAGCAGATCCGTGACCTGGAGAGGGGATGCCACTTGCTGGTGGCCACACCTGGTCGTCTTGTAGATATGATGGAGAGAGGCAAGATCGGTTTGGATTATTGCAA ttaCTTGGTCCTGGATGAGGCTGACAGGATGTTGGATATGGGTTTCGAGCCACAGATCCGTCGTATTGTAGAGCAGGACACTATGCCTCCCAAAGGCCTGCGCCAGACCATGATGTTCAGCGCCACCTTCCCAAAAGAGATCCAG ATCCTGGCACGTGACTTCCTGGAGGATTACATCTTCTTGGCTGTGGGGCGTGTGGGCTCCACCTCTGAGAACATCACCCAAAAAGTGGTCTGGGTCGAGGAAAGCGATAAGAGGTCCTTCCTGCTTGATCTTCTCAATGCCACAG TTATACCAAGTGAGGTTCAGGACAGTACGGGGGAAAGCAGGGAGAAACCTG GTAAAGACTCTCTCACTCTGGTGTTCGTGGAGACTAAAAAGGGTGCCGACGCGCTGGAGGACTTCCTGTACCGCGAGGGCTACGCCTGCACCAGTATCCATGGTGACCGATCCCAGAGAGATCGTGAGGAAGCGCTGAATCAGTTCCGCTCGGGAAGATGCCCCATTCTGGTGGCTACTGCT GTGGCTGCACGTGGTCTGGACATCAGCAACGTGAAACACGTCATTAACTTCGACTTGCCCAGTGACATTGAGGAGTATGTCCATCGTATTGGTCGTACCGGTCGTGTGGGCAACCTTG GTCTTGCTACATCATTCTTCAATGACAAGAATAGCAACATCACCAAGGATCTGCTGGATATTCTAGTTGAGGCTAAACAGGAAGTCCCGTCCTGGTTGGAGAGCTTGGCTTACGAGCACCAGCACAAGAGCAGCAGCCGGGGTCGCTCAAAGAG ATTCTCTGGTGGATTCGGAGCAAGAGATTACCGTCAAaccagcggcggcagcagcagtggAGGCTTCGGAAGTCGCGGCAGCCGCAGCACAGGAGGCCACGGTGGAAATCGCGGATTTGGCGGTG GTGGATTTGGAAACTTCTACAACAGTGATGGCTATGGAGGAAACTACTCTCAGGTGGACTGGTGGGGCAACTAa